In Ferviditalea candida, the genomic window GGAATCATGTTCACCAACGTGTCGATGATTCTGGTTTTGACGAAACCAGAGGCGTTTTTCGCATTGTCAGATCTGTTCCTCTTGTATCGGAATCATTACGGATACGCGGAATTGCAGACATGGTTGAATTTGAACGGCAATCCGAAAAATGCGAGGAAACGGTTATGTTAGATGGCCGGGAAGGAAATTGGAAAGTTACTCCCGTCGAGTATAAAAGGGGAAAACCAAAATCGGATGATAGGGATATCGTTCAATTGTGTGCGCAAGCAATTTGTCTGGAAGAAATGCTGGGAGTCAAAATCGCTTGCGGAGCCATCTATTATGCGGAAACCAGAAGACGGGAACAAGTCATGTTCTCGGATTCTCTTCGACTTCGGGTAAAAACTTTGGTAGCCGGGATGCGCCTGCTGTATGATGAAAATCGGACACCTCGCGCTGAATACCAAAAACATTGCGAACGGTGTTCACTGATTTCAATCTGCAAACCGAAATGGAGCGCAAAGGGTTATTCTAAATCGGCAGCGGCATATGTTAAGAGATTCGTTGAAGGAGGTGAAGATCAATCCGACGATTGTTGAACACGCTTTATGTGACGCTGCCTGACGCTTATGTGGGTGCGAAAGGCGAAACATTGATTATCCGTTCCGATGGTGTCAAAGAAATGCAGGTGCCGATCATCAACCTGGAATCTGTCATCGTATTTGGTTACAGAGGTGTCAGTCCGGATGCCATGCAGCTTTGCATCGATAATCACGTCTCCCTTGTTTTTTTGACGCCATACGGACAGTTTAAGGCTCGGATCACGGGCGAGACAAAGGGAAACGTTCACTTGCGACGTACGCAATACCGTTGGAGTGACAATGGAGAACAAACGTTATTGTTGGCAAAGCGCTTTTTATTCTCGAAAATTGGAAATGCCAGGGTTTCCCTTCAGCGGACCCTGCGGGATTATCCGGACCGGGTTGATCAAGATCGGTTGAAGTCCGTGCTCCTCCTGTTAAATCGTCAAATAAGAGAAATCAATAACAGTCAATCGCTCGATGAATTGCGGGGAGCGGAAGGATTGGCGGCACGCAGCTACTTTTCCGTTGTTTCAGAGCAAATATTGGTCAATAAACAAGGTTTTTCATTCAAAGGCAGAGTAAAACGACCGCCTACGGACCCGGTTAACGCGTTGCTTTCATTTCTTTATACATTATTGGCCAATGATGTTACCCATGCATTGGAAACAGTCGGCCTAGATCCTCAAGTAGGTTTTCTCCATAGAGATCGTTCAGGGCGAAACAGCCTGGCGTTAGACCTAATGGAGGAATTCAGGGTGTATTTTGCCGATCGCACCATGCTGACATTGATTAACCGCCAGCAAATTTTCCCGGATGATTTTGTGCGAAAAGAGTCCGGAGCTTACTTTTTAAAAGATGATGCTCGGAAAATCGTGCTGACGGAATGGCAACAACGAAAGAGAGACGAGATCAGGCATCCTTTTTTTGATGAGAAAATTGCCGTCGGGTTATTGCCTTATGCGCAAGCGATGTTATTGGCCCGGTATCTGAGAGGTGACCTTGACGACTATCCTCCATTTTTCTGGAAGTAGGTTGAAGCCGAATGATGGTGTTAATCACGTATGATGTCAGTACGATGGATACTGATGGTCAAAGAAGATTAAGACAGGTAGCCAAACAATGCGAGAACTATGGGCAACGTGTGCAAAATTCAGTATTTGAATGTCTGGTGGATCCACAGCAATTTAAAGAACTACAGTTGCAACTGCAAAAAATTGTCGCCCCAGAGACGGATAGCCTAAGATTTTACCACCTTGGTTCGAAGTGGAAAGGCAAAGTGGAGCACTATGGCTCGAAAAAAGGGTACGACCCTGAAGGGTTTTTAATGATCTAAAAGATAATATTTATTGCGAACCCAAAGTGAACATGAATTTCCAATTAGGTTCGCGAACCATGTGAAACAAGGGAAAAACGATATTTGAAAGTCAAATTGTTCCTAACCATCTCTTTCTTTTAATAGGTTCGCGTATTTGTACTAAACAAAGCTTACAGGTAAACTATTGTTCGTACGTATTGTCGCCCGCCGTGCGCGGGCGTGGATTGAAACCGGACGAACGATCGCGCTTGGATCATCAGTGATAGTCGCCCGCCGTGCG contains:
- the cas2 gene encoding CRISPR-associated endonuclease Cas2, with the protein product MMVLITYDVSTMDTDGQRRLRQVAKQCENYGQRVQNSVFECLVDPQQFKELQLQLQKIVAPETDSLRFYHLGSKWKGKVEHYGSKKGYDPEGFLMI
- the cas1c gene encoding type I-C CRISPR-associated endonuclease Cas1c, coding for MRRLLNTLYVTLPDAYVGAKGETLIIRSDGVKEMQVPIINLESVIVFGYRGVSPDAMQLCIDNHVSLVFLTPYGQFKARITGETKGNVHLRRTQYRWSDNGEQTLLLAKRFLFSKIGNARVSLQRTLRDYPDRVDQDRLKSVLLLLNRQIREINNSQSLDELRGAEGLAARSYFSVVSEQILVNKQGFSFKGRVKRPPTDPVNALLSFLYTLLANDVTHALETVGLDPQVGFLHRDRSGRNSLALDLMEEFRVYFADRTMLTLINRQQIFPDDFVRKESGAYFLKDDARKIVLTEWQQRKRDEIRHPFFDEKIAVGLLPYAQAMLLARYLRGDLDDYPPFFWK
- the cas4 gene encoding CRISPR-associated protein Cas4; its protein translation is MISGIQHFAFCQRQWALIHIENQWRENVLTTEGNHVHQRVDDSGFDETRGVFRIVRSVPLVSESLRIRGIADMVEFERQSEKCEETVMLDGREGNWKVTPVEYKRGKPKSDDRDIVQLCAQAICLEEMLGVKIACGAIYYAETRRREQVMFSDSLRLRVKTLVAGMRLLYDENRTPRAEYQKHCERCSLISICKPKWSAKGYSKSAAAYVKRFVEGGEDQSDDC